In one Salipiger abyssi genomic region, the following are encoded:
- a CDS encoding rhomboid family intramembrane serine protease: MVHPHNEPPLNPMPPVVMALFIVIVGVEAVFSLGSYGIVGGPAAVGWRLDAMERFAFLAPVLQWMLQTGQFPAEHVIRLFSYPFVHGNFTHALFAGVMLLAMGKMVAEALGSLRTAVLFFASTLGGALAYGLLLDTRVPLIGAFPPVYGLIGAFTYLLWLRLGQMGAQQIRAFSLIGMLLAIQLLFGLIFGGSQDWVADLGGFATGFLLATVLIPGGWARLLARFRRD; the protein is encoded by the coding sequence ATGGTGCATCCGCATAACGAACCGCCCCTGAACCCGATGCCGCCCGTGGTGATGGCGCTGTTCATCGTCATCGTCGGCGTGGAGGCGGTGTTTTCGCTCGGCAGCTACGGGATTGTCGGCGGCCCGGCGGCGGTGGGCTGGCGCCTCGACGCGATGGAGCGCTTCGCCTTTCTGGCGCCGGTGCTGCAATGGATGCTTCAGACCGGGCAGTTCCCGGCGGAGCATGTGATCCGGCTGTTCAGCTACCCGTTCGTGCATGGCAATTTCACCCATGCGCTCTTTGCCGGGGTGATGCTGCTCGCCATGGGCAAGATGGTGGCCGAGGCGCTGGGCTCGCTGCGCACGGCGGTGCTGTTTTTTGCCTCGACGCTGGGCGGTGCGCTGGCCTACGGGCTGCTGCTCGACACGCGGGTGCCGCTGATCGGGGCGTTTCCGCCAGTTTACGGGCTGATCGGAGCGTTCACCTATCTGCTCTGGCTGCGGCTGGGGCAGATGGGCGCGCAGCAGATCCGGGCGTTTTCGCTGATCGGGATGCTGCTGGCGATCCAGCTGCTCTTCGGCCTGATCTTCGGCGGCAGCCAGGATTGGGTGGCCGATCTGGGCGGGTTTGCCACCGGGTTCCTGCTGGCCACGGTACTGATCCCGGGCGGCTGGGCGCGGCTACTGGCGCGGTTCCGGCGGGATTGA
- a CDS encoding phospholipase D family protein: protein MSLTSLITAAEGFPALERLADTAREELVLSFRIFDPRTRLRSPELIERGLHTWADLLAQVARRGVRLRLILADFDPVFTSDLHRLAWTSASGFAEVLQGDAQVLCAPHGQKAGPLWHLAMRGRIGASLRALRSEDPARLTPVQRALIKGPVRLRPVTIHQKFAVADGTRCIIGGLDINERRYDTPDHDRPPAETWHDVSMQVEDADFSAALRLHFAETWNAALACGTPSLSGAAEPLDTSIRPQPPADLRLVRTVSAPCGGAARLAPRARVQDHEKALIAMIGEAQRHIYIETQFLRHRPIVEALARAARRHPDLQLVIVLPPAAERVLFSSDIGWDARHGHALQTEAVARLSHVFGDRLALISPGQDRPAQDEVAQVLGAGPVYVHSKVTLIDDRVGMVGSANLNGRSLRWDTEASVLFRRPDDVKALRERLAEKWLGPRLGAQSTVQARTWRQAALANAAKPPEEREGFALPYPMAQSKKLSRLLPLLPADMF, encoded by the coding sequence ATGTCGCTCACCTCGCTCATCACCGCCGCCGAGGGCTTTCCCGCGCTCGAACGCCTCGCCGACACGGCGCGCGAGGAGCTTGTGCTCTCCTTCCGGATCTTCGATCCGCGCACCCGGCTGCGCAGCCCCGAGCTCATCGAGCGGGGCCTGCACACATGGGCGGACCTGCTGGCGCAGGTGGCGCGGCGCGGGGTGAGGCTGCGGCTGATCCTGGCGGATTTCGATCCGGTCTTCACCTCGGATCTGCACCGGCTGGCCTGGACCTCGGCCAGCGGCTTTGCCGAGGTGCTTCAGGGCGATGCGCAGGTGCTCTGCGCGCCACACGGGCAAAAGGCCGGACCGCTCTGGCACCTGGCGATGCGCGGGCGCATCGGCGCCAGCCTGCGCGCCCTGCGATCCGAAGACCCGGCACGGCTCACCCCGGTGCAGCGGGCGCTGATCAAGGGGCCGGTGCGGCTGCGCCCGGTGACCATCCACCAGAAATTCGCCGTGGCCGACGGCACGCGCTGCATCATCGGCGGGCTCGACATCAACGAGCGCCGCTACGACACCCCCGATCACGACCGCCCGCCGGCAGAGACCTGGCACGATGTCTCGATGCAGGTCGAGGACGCGGATTTCTCCGCCGCGCTGCGGTTGCATTTCGCCGAGACCTGGAACGCCGCGCTCGCCTGCGGCACGCCGAGCCTCAGCGGCGCGGCAGAGCCGCTCGACACCAGCATCCGCCCGCAGCCGCCTGCCGATCTGCGTCTGGTGCGCACCGTCTCCGCCCCCTGCGGCGGCGCGGCCCGGCTGGCGCCCCGCGCCCGCGTGCAGGACCACGAGAAGGCGCTGATCGCGATGATCGGCGAGGCACAGCGGCATATCTATATCGAGACCCAGTTTCTGCGTCACCGCCCCATCGTCGAGGCGCTGGCCCGCGCCGCGCGGCGCCATCCGGATCTGCAACTGGTGATCGTGCTGCCGCCCGCCGCCGAGCGGGTGCTGTTCAGCAGCGATATCGGCTGGGATGCGCGCCACGGCCATGCGCTCCAGACCGAGGCGGTGGCGCGGCTCTCCCATGTCTTTGGCGATCGTCTGGCGCTGATCTCGCCCGGGCAGGACCGCCCCGCCCAGGACGAGGTGGCGCAAGTGCTGGGCGCCGGGCCGGTCTATGTGCATTCCAAGGTCACCTTGATCGACGACCGGGTGGGCATGGTGGGCTCGGCCAATCTCAACGGCCGCTCGCTGCGCTGGGACACCGAGGCCTCGGTGCTGTTCCGCCGTCCCGACGATGTGAAGGCGCTGCGCGAGCGGCTGGCGGAGAAATGGCTCGGGCCCCGGCTCGGCGCGCAGAGCACGGTGCAGGCACGGACATGGCGGCAGGCGGCGCTGGCCAATGCCGCGAAACCGCCGGAAGAGCGCGAGGGCTTTGCCCTGCCCTACCCGATGGCGCAGAGCAAGAAGCTCTCGCGCCTGTTGCCGCTGCTGCCGGCGGATATGTTCTGA
- a CDS encoding DMT family transporter produces MATISDRPALGILFICLGVAAISVNDMLIKLLSGGYPLHELVAVRAGLGLIITLSLLQLEGGWRLLRTSTPFLHMARGLLVVLANMTFYAAFSVLPLAQVTALFFVAPLFITLLSIPFLGEKVGPLRLGAVVVGFAGVLIMQQPWKASLDTSRIVLLLPVIAAFFYALLQVLTRRLGLTTRASALAVYLQATFLVVAFGFWLVAGDGRYAERVESEALRFLLRPWVLPEGRDILVFLALGTLSGFVGYALSAAYRLAAAAVIAPFEYIGLPLAILWGWLIFGEWPGASVWAGCALIVGAGLFVFLRERQKDSLAPGRRRLWGRR; encoded by the coding sequence ATGGCAACGATCTCCGACCGCCCGGCGCTGGGCATCCTGTTCATCTGTCTCGGCGTCGCCGCGATTTCGGTGAACGACATGCTGATCAAGCTGCTCTCGGGCGGCTATCCGCTGCACGAGCTGGTGGCGGTGCGCGCGGGCCTCGGGCTGATCATCACGCTGAGCCTCTTGCAGCTCGAAGGCGGCTGGCGGCTGCTGCGCACCAGCACGCCCTTTCTGCATATGGCGCGCGGGCTCTTGGTGGTGCTCGCCAATATGACCTTTTACGCGGCCTTCTCCGTACTGCCGCTGGCGCAGGTCACGGCGCTGTTCTTTGTCGCACCGCTCTTCATCACGCTGCTCTCGATCCCGTTTCTGGGCGAAAAGGTCGGTCCGCTGCGCCTCGGCGCGGTGGTGGTGGGCTTTGCCGGGGTGCTGATCATGCAGCAGCCGTGGAAAGCCTCGCTGGACACCTCGCGCATCGTGCTGCTTTTGCCGGTGATCGCCGCGTTTTTCTATGCGCTCTTGCAGGTGCTGACGCGGCGGCTGGGGCTGACGACGCGGGCCTCTGCGCTGGCGGTCTATCTTCAGGCGACCTTTCTGGTGGTGGCCTTCGGCTTCTGGCTCGTGGCGGGCGATGGCCGCTATGCCGAGAGGGTCGAGAGCGAGGCGCTGCGCTTTCTGCTGCGCCCCTGGGTCTTGCCGGAGGGGCGCGACATTCTGGTCTTTCTGGCGCTGGGCACGCTCTCGGGCTTTGTCGGTTACGCTCTGAGCGCTGCTTACCGGCTTGCTGCGGCGGCGGTGATTGCGCCCTTCGAATATATCGGTCTGCCGCTCGCGATTCTCTGGGGCTGGCTGATCTTCGGCGAATGGCCGGGCGCCAGCGTCTGGGCCGGCTGTGCGCTGATCGTGGGCGCCGGGCTCTTCGTCTTCCTGCGCGAGCGGCAGAAGGACAGCCTCGCCCCCGGACGGCGGCGGCTCTGGGGGCGGCGCTGA
- a CDS encoding D-alanyl-D-alanine carboxypeptidase family protein: MAGETGGLMGRFRDRIWICALALWLVCAAGGGWAAPGASFVMDARTGQVYAAENADARRHPASLTKMMTLYLAFAAVERGRLAMEDVVRISARAALEPGSRLGLRAGERVTVRDLITATAVRSANDAATALAEAVAGSETAFVTRMNDAARRMGLRNTRFRNAHGLTAEGHYSTARDMSLLGRQLALDFPQFFELFRQRKAQAAGREILHTNRRFLGAYAGADGIKTGYTSAAGYNLTASARRGRKWLIVTVMGAGSSAERSARVSRLMDAGFAKAPERAKPMPPRSAPRPLLADRAPLFTAAANDAVTDASPPRGAGSVGVFALR, encoded by the coding sequence ATGGCAGGAGAAACCGGCGGCCTCATGGGGCGATTTCGCGACAGGATCTGGATTTGCGCGCTTGCGCTGTGGCTGGTGTGTGCAGCCGGCGGCGGCTGGGCGGCGCCGGGGGCGAGCTTCGTCATGGATGCCCGCACCGGGCAGGTCTATGCGGCGGAGAACGCCGATGCCCGGCGGCACCCGGCCTCGCTCACCAAGATGATGACGCTCTATCTGGCCTTTGCGGCGGTGGAGCGCGGCAGGCTGGCGATGGAGGATGTGGTGCGCATCTCCGCCAGGGCCGCGCTGGAGCCGGGCTCGCGCCTTGGGCTGCGCGCGGGGGAGCGGGTGACCGTGCGCGATCTGATCACCGCCACGGCGGTGCGCTCGGCCAATGACGCGGCCACAGCGCTTGCCGAGGCGGTGGCGGGCAGCGAGACCGCATTCGTGACGCGGATGAACGACGCGGCGCGGCGGATGGGCCTGCGCAACACGCGGTTTCGCAACGCGCACGGGCTGACGGCAGAGGGGCATTATTCCACCGCCCGCGACATGAGCCTGCTCGGACGGCAGCTTGCCCTCGATTTCCCGCAATTCTTCGAGCTGTTCCGCCAGCGAAAGGCTCAGGCGGCGGGGCGCGAGATCCTGCATACCAACCGCCGCTTTCTGGGCGCCTATGCGGGCGCGGACGGGATCAAGACCGGCTACACCAGTGCCGCGGGCTACAACCTGACCGCCTCCGCCCGGCGCGGCCGCAAATGGCTGATCGTGACGGTGATGGGGGCGGGCTCGTCTGCGGAGCGCAGCGCGCGGGTGTCACGGCTGATGGATGCGGGGTTTGCCAAAGCGCCGGAACGGGCGAAGCCGATGCCTCCGCGCTCCGCACCGCGCCCGCTGCTGGCGGATCGGGCGCCGCTCTTCACCGCTGCGGCAAACGATGCCGTTACAGACGCGAGCCCGCCACGGGGGGCGGGCTCGGTCGGTGTCTTTGCCTTGCGCTGA
- the trpS gene encoding tryptophan--tRNA ligase, producing MSEAAQNNPAFTPRVFSGIQPSGGLTLGNYLGAIKRFVDMQGSGVETIYCVVDMHAITVWQDPEALTRQTRELTAGYLAAGLDPTQSILFNQSQVAEHAQLAWIFNCVARMGWMNRMTQWKDKAGKHAEKASLGLFAYPALMAADILIYHATHVPVGEDQKQHVELTRDIAIKFNHDFKTEFFPITQPVIEGAATRVMSLRDGSKKMSKSDPSDASRINMTDDADAIAKKIRKAKTDPEPLPSDLDGLEGRPEARNLVNIYAALAEMPAAQVMADMGGKPFSEFKPLLADLAVAKLAPISSEMARYMQDPAEIDRILSGGADRARAIAAPILKKTYEIVGMVGAGA from the coding sequence ATGTCCGAGGCGGCCCAGAACAATCCCGCCTTCACCCCGCGCGTCTTTTCCGGCATCCAGCCGTCCGGAGGCCTGACGCTCGGCAATTATCTCGGCGCGATCAAGCGCTTCGTGGACATGCAGGGAAGCGGTGTCGAGACGATCTATTGCGTCGTCGACATGCATGCGATCACCGTCTGGCAAGACCCCGAGGCGCTGACCCGGCAGACCCGCGAGCTGACCGCCGGCTACCTTGCCGCCGGGCTCGATCCGACGCAGTCGATCCTCTTCAACCAGTCCCAGGTGGCCGAGCATGCGCAGCTCGCCTGGATCTTCAACTGTGTCGCCCGGATGGGCTGGATGAACCGGATGACGCAGTGGAAGGACAAGGCCGGCAAACATGCCGAGAAAGCCTCGCTGGGGCTCTTCGCCTATCCCGCGCTGATGGCGGCCGACATCCTGATCTACCACGCCACCCATGTGCCGGTGGGCGAGGACCAGAAACAGCATGTGGAGCTGACCCGCGACATCGCGATCAAGTTCAATCATGACTTCAAGACCGAGTTCTTCCCGATCACCCAGCCGGTGATCGAGGGGGCTGCCACGCGGGTCATGTCGCTGCGCGACGGCTCCAAGAAGATGTCGAAATCCGATCCTTCGGACGCCTCGCGGATCAATATGACCGACGATGCGGATGCGATCGCCAAGAAGATCCGCAAGGCCAAGACCGACCCGGAGCCCCTGCCCTCCGATCTCGACGGGCTGGAGGGGCGGCCCGAGGCGCGCAACCTCGTCAATATCTATGCTGCCCTGGCCGAGATGCCGGCGGCGCAGGTGATGGCAGATATGGGCGGCAAGCCGTTTTCCGAGTTCAAGCCGCTGCTGGCGGATCTGGCGGTGGCCAAGCTGGCGCCGATCTCGTCGGAAATGGCCCGCTATATGCAAGACCCGGCAGAGATCGACCGCATCCTCAGCGGCGGCGCCGACCGCGCCCGCGCCATCGCGGCACCGATCCTGAAAAAGACATACGAGATCGTCGGCATGGTGGGCGCCGGGGCCTGA